One stretch of Scophthalmus maximus strain ysfricsl-2021 chromosome 12, ASM2237912v1, whole genome shotgun sequence DNA includes these proteins:
- the scyl2 gene encoding SCY1-like protein 2 isoform X1, with protein sequence MESMLNKLKSTVTKVTADVTSAVMGNPVTREFEVGRHIASGGPGMCWRIYNGTKKSTKQEVAVFVFDKKMIDKYQKFEKDQIIDSLKKGVTQLTRLRHPRLLTVQHPLEESRDCLAFCTEPVFASLSNVLGQWDNLPSPVPNDIKEYKLYDVETKYGLLQMSEGLSFLHSGVKMVHGNLCPENIILNKSGAWKIMGFDFSISSINSSDAEPKYTCKEWEPNLPPLCLPNPEYLAPEYILSVSCDAASDMYSLGVVMHAIFNEGKPVFQVNKHDIFKSFSRQLDQLSSISPTVLNKIPEAVREHVKMLLSVTPNVRPDADQMTKIPFFDDVGAITLQYFDSLFQRDNLQKSQFYKGLPKVLPKLPKRVVVYRILPALTSEFVNPDMVPFVLPNVLLIAEECTKEEYIRLILPDLSPVFKQQEPIQASNMILLIFLQKMDLLLTKTPPEEIKNSVLPMVYRALEAPSVQIQELCLNIIPTFANLIDYPSMKNSLIPRIKSACLQTSSLAVRVNSLVCLGKILEYLDKWYVIDEILPFLQQIPSREPAVLMGILGIYKCTFSHKKLGIPKEHLASKSLPHLVSLSIDNNLNLNQFNSFMVVIRDMLGRMEAEHKTKLEQLHIMQEQQRSMNPSISNPGNKSEETQSPPRSGNQVEDIFGSTGVNGKENGSVTAGAASQPNRMSLTLEEKQRLAKEQEQAAKLRNQQPLAPQTIRPASTANSQAKDLTSSLLNNITSLNSLSLANTARPAPVQGATIAAFPASSPMVSNGFNPPMGFQTGGMGMGMRPPGGGLYGGMATTTSTPNFGALTQNHVSVGQTNKAPNMAALDSLFTPSKPKVSLNQMGPTAAPGTNTPWLNQYGSAQTAQTQLQGVSAGMGGVPTGFGMQANPFFSPQNFSQPAATPSMNQSGVKHSASVNNDLKDLFG encoded by the exons ATGGAATCCATGCTGAACAAGCTAAAAAGCACTGTCACCAAGGTGACAGCAGATGTCACCAGTGCTGTCATGGGCAACCCGGTGACACGGGAGTTTGAGGTTGGACGACACATCGCCAGCGGCGGTCCCGGCATGTGCTGGAGAATCTACAATGGCACCAAGAAGTCCACCAAACAG GAAGTGGCAGTGTTTGTGTTCGATAAGAAGATGATTGATAAGTATCAGAAGTTTGAGAAGGACCAAATCATTGATTCGCTGAAAAAAGGGGTGACACAGCTGACCAGACTGCGTCATCCCCGTCTCCTGACCGTGCAGCATCCTCTGGAAGAGTCACG GGACTGCCTGGCGTTCTGCACGGAGCCAGTTTTTGCGAGTCTGTCCAATGTGCTGGGCCAGTGGGACAACCTGCCCAGCCCCGTGCCCAACGACATCAAGGAGTACAAACTCTACGATGTGGAGACCAAGTATGGTCTGCTCCAG ATGTCGGAGGGCTTGTCCTTTCTCCACAGCGGGGTGAAAATGGTTCATGGTAACCTGTGTCCAGAGAACATCATCCTCAACAAGAGTGGAGCATGGAAGATCATGGGCTTTGACTTCAGCATCTCCTCAATAAACTCCTCAGACGCTGAG CCCAAGTACACGTGTAAAGAGTGGGAGCCCAACCTCCCTCCACTCTGCCTCCCAAACCCTGAGTACCTGGCCCCCGAGTACATCCTGTCCGTCAGCTGTGACGCTGCCTCCGACATGTACTCCCTGGGTGTGGTCATGCATGCCATCTTCAATGAGGGCAAGCCCGTCTTCCAAGTCAACAAGCATGACATTTTTAAGAGCTTCAGCAGGCAGCTGGACCAG CTGAGCAGCATCAGTCCAACAGTGCTGAACAAGATCCCAGAGGCGGTGCGGGAGCACGTCAAAATGCTGCTCAGTGTCACGCCCAATGTCCGGCCCGATGCCGACCAGATGACCAAG ATTCCATTTTTCGACGATGTGGGTGCCATTACTCTCCAGTACTTTGACTCCCTCTTCCAAAGGGACAACCTACAGAAGTCTCAGTTCTACAAAGGCCTCCCCAAAGTCCTGCCCAAACTACCCAAG AGAGTGGTGGTATATCGAATTTTGCCGGCGTTGACCTCTGAGTTCGTCAACCCGGACATGGTTCCCTTCGTGCTGCCCAATGTGCTGCTGATCGCCGAGGAGTGCACAAAGGAGGAGTACATTCGTCTCATCTTGCCCGACCTCTCACCTGTTTTCAAGCAGCAAGAGCCAATTCAG GCGAGTAACATG ATCCTGCTGATCTTCCTGCAGAAGATGGACCTGTTGCTGACCAAAACGCCACCAGAGGAAATCAAGAACAGTGTGTTGCCCATGGTCTACAGAGCTCTGGAAGCACCTTCTGTACAGATCCAG GAGCTTTGCCTGAACATCATCCCGACGTTCGCCAACCTGATCGACTACCCATCAATGAAGAACTCCCTCATCCCTCGAATCAAATCGGCCTGCCTACAGACCTCCTCACTCGCT GTACGAGTGAACTCTCTGGTGTGTCTGGGGAAGATTTTGGAATATCTGGACAAGTGGTATGTCATTGATGAGATCCTGCCCTTCCTACAGCAGATCCCCTCTAGAGAACCAGCAGTGCTCATGGGCATTCTAG GAATCTATAAATGCACCTTCAGCCACAAGAAGCTGGGCATTCCCAAAGAGCACCTTGCCAGCAAGAGCCTGCCCCACCTCGTATCTCTTAGTATAGACAACAACCTCAACCTGAATCAG TTTAACTCGTTCATGGTGGTCATACGTGACATGCTGGGTCGCATGGAGGCTGAACACAAGACCAAGTTGGAGCAGCTGCACATcatgcaggagcagcagag GAGTATGAACCCATCCATTTCAAACCCAGGGAACAAATCCGAGGAGACTCAAAGTCCGCCACGCTCTGGCAACCAG GTTGAAGATATCTTTGGCAGTACGGGGGTTAACGGAAAAGAGAATGGGTCTGTAACAGCAGGGGCAGCATCACAGCCTAACAGA ATGTCCCTGACTCTGGAGGAGAAACAGCGATTGGCtaaggagcaggagcaggcggCTAAACTGAGGAACCAGCAGCCGTTGGCACCGCAGACTATCAGACCAGCCTCCACCGCCAACTCACAG GCGAAGGATCTGACCAGCAGCCTTCTCAACAACATAACATCACTAAACAGCCTGTCCTTGGCCAACACGGCACGACCAGCCCCGGTGCAGGGCGCCACCATCGCTGCCTTCCCCGCCTCCAGCCCCATGGTCTCTAATGGCTTCAATCCACCTATGGGCTTCCAGACGGGAGGCATGGGGATGGGCATGCGGCCCCCAGGCGGAGGCCTCTATGGCGGCAtggccaccaccaccagcaccccAAACTTTGGCGCGCTCACACAGAATCACGTCTCCGTCGGGCAGACGAATAAAGCGCCCAACATGGCAGCCTTGGACAGTCTCTTTACACCCAGCAAGCCCAAAGTCAGCCTCAACCAAATGGGTCCCACGGCTGCACCTGGAACCAACACCCCCTGGCTCAATCAGTACGGTTCCGCCCAGACGGCTCAGACTCAGTTGCAGGGTGTGTCAGCAGGTATGGGAGGGGTGCCCACTGGGTTCGGGATGCAAGCTAACCCTTTCTTCAGCCCACAGAACTTTTCTCAACCTGCCGCCACCCCTAGTATGAACCAAAGTGGAGTCAAACATAGCGCCTCCGTCAACAACGATCTGAAAGACTTATTTGGCTAA
- the scyl2 gene encoding SCY1-like protein 2 isoform X2 codes for MESMLNKLKSTVTKVTADVTSAVMGNPVTREFEVGRHIASGGPGMCWRIYNGTKKSTKQEVAVFVFDKKMIDKYQKFEKDQIIDSLKKGVTQLTRLRHPRLLTVQHPLEESRDCLAFCTEPVFASLSNVLGQWDNLPSPVPNDIKEYKLYDVETKYGLLQMSEGLSFLHSGVKMVHGNLCPENIILNKSGAWKIMGFDFSISSINSSDAEPKYTCKEWEPNLPPLCLPNPEYLAPEYILSVSCDAASDMYSLGVVMHAIFNEGKPVFQVNKHDIFKSFSRQLDQLSSISPTVLNKIPEAVREHVKMLLSVTPNVRPDADQMTKIPFFDDVGAITLQYFDSLFQRDNLQKSQFYKGLPKVLPKLPKRVVVYRILPALTSEFVNPDMVPFVLPNVLLIAEECTKEEYIRLILPDLSPVFKQQEPIQILLIFLQKMDLLLTKTPPEEIKNSVLPMVYRALEAPSVQIQELCLNIIPTFANLIDYPSMKNSLIPRIKSACLQTSSLAVRVNSLVCLGKILEYLDKWYVIDEILPFLQQIPSREPAVLMGILGIYKCTFSHKKLGIPKEHLASKSLPHLVSLSIDNNLNLNQFNSFMVVIRDMLGRMEAEHKTKLEQLHIMQEQQRSMNPSISNPGNKSEETQSPPRSGNQVEDIFGSTGVNGKENGSVTAGAASQPNRMSLTLEEKQRLAKEQEQAAKLRNQQPLAPQTIRPASTANSQAKDLTSSLLNNITSLNSLSLANTARPAPVQGATIAAFPASSPMVSNGFNPPMGFQTGGMGMGMRPPGGGLYGGMATTTSTPNFGALTQNHVSVGQTNKAPNMAALDSLFTPSKPKVSLNQMGPTAAPGTNTPWLNQYGSAQTAQTQLQGVSAGMGGVPTGFGMQANPFFSPQNFSQPAATPSMNQSGVKHSASVNNDLKDLFG; via the exons ATGGAATCCATGCTGAACAAGCTAAAAAGCACTGTCACCAAGGTGACAGCAGATGTCACCAGTGCTGTCATGGGCAACCCGGTGACACGGGAGTTTGAGGTTGGACGACACATCGCCAGCGGCGGTCCCGGCATGTGCTGGAGAATCTACAATGGCACCAAGAAGTCCACCAAACAG GAAGTGGCAGTGTTTGTGTTCGATAAGAAGATGATTGATAAGTATCAGAAGTTTGAGAAGGACCAAATCATTGATTCGCTGAAAAAAGGGGTGACACAGCTGACCAGACTGCGTCATCCCCGTCTCCTGACCGTGCAGCATCCTCTGGAAGAGTCACG GGACTGCCTGGCGTTCTGCACGGAGCCAGTTTTTGCGAGTCTGTCCAATGTGCTGGGCCAGTGGGACAACCTGCCCAGCCCCGTGCCCAACGACATCAAGGAGTACAAACTCTACGATGTGGAGACCAAGTATGGTCTGCTCCAG ATGTCGGAGGGCTTGTCCTTTCTCCACAGCGGGGTGAAAATGGTTCATGGTAACCTGTGTCCAGAGAACATCATCCTCAACAAGAGTGGAGCATGGAAGATCATGGGCTTTGACTTCAGCATCTCCTCAATAAACTCCTCAGACGCTGAG CCCAAGTACACGTGTAAAGAGTGGGAGCCCAACCTCCCTCCACTCTGCCTCCCAAACCCTGAGTACCTGGCCCCCGAGTACATCCTGTCCGTCAGCTGTGACGCTGCCTCCGACATGTACTCCCTGGGTGTGGTCATGCATGCCATCTTCAATGAGGGCAAGCCCGTCTTCCAAGTCAACAAGCATGACATTTTTAAGAGCTTCAGCAGGCAGCTGGACCAG CTGAGCAGCATCAGTCCAACAGTGCTGAACAAGATCCCAGAGGCGGTGCGGGAGCACGTCAAAATGCTGCTCAGTGTCACGCCCAATGTCCGGCCCGATGCCGACCAGATGACCAAG ATTCCATTTTTCGACGATGTGGGTGCCATTACTCTCCAGTACTTTGACTCCCTCTTCCAAAGGGACAACCTACAGAAGTCTCAGTTCTACAAAGGCCTCCCCAAAGTCCTGCCCAAACTACCCAAG AGAGTGGTGGTATATCGAATTTTGCCGGCGTTGACCTCTGAGTTCGTCAACCCGGACATGGTTCCCTTCGTGCTGCCCAATGTGCTGCTGATCGCCGAGGAGTGCACAAAGGAGGAGTACATTCGTCTCATCTTGCCCGACCTCTCACCTGTTTTCAAGCAGCAAGAGCCAATTCAG ATCCTGCTGATCTTCCTGCAGAAGATGGACCTGTTGCTGACCAAAACGCCACCAGAGGAAATCAAGAACAGTGTGTTGCCCATGGTCTACAGAGCTCTGGAAGCACCTTCTGTACAGATCCAG GAGCTTTGCCTGAACATCATCCCGACGTTCGCCAACCTGATCGACTACCCATCAATGAAGAACTCCCTCATCCCTCGAATCAAATCGGCCTGCCTACAGACCTCCTCACTCGCT GTACGAGTGAACTCTCTGGTGTGTCTGGGGAAGATTTTGGAATATCTGGACAAGTGGTATGTCATTGATGAGATCCTGCCCTTCCTACAGCAGATCCCCTCTAGAGAACCAGCAGTGCTCATGGGCATTCTAG GAATCTATAAATGCACCTTCAGCCACAAGAAGCTGGGCATTCCCAAAGAGCACCTTGCCAGCAAGAGCCTGCCCCACCTCGTATCTCTTAGTATAGACAACAACCTCAACCTGAATCAG TTTAACTCGTTCATGGTGGTCATACGTGACATGCTGGGTCGCATGGAGGCTGAACACAAGACCAAGTTGGAGCAGCTGCACATcatgcaggagcagcagag GAGTATGAACCCATCCATTTCAAACCCAGGGAACAAATCCGAGGAGACTCAAAGTCCGCCACGCTCTGGCAACCAG GTTGAAGATATCTTTGGCAGTACGGGGGTTAACGGAAAAGAGAATGGGTCTGTAACAGCAGGGGCAGCATCACAGCCTAACAGA ATGTCCCTGACTCTGGAGGAGAAACAGCGATTGGCtaaggagcaggagcaggcggCTAAACTGAGGAACCAGCAGCCGTTGGCACCGCAGACTATCAGACCAGCCTCCACCGCCAACTCACAG GCGAAGGATCTGACCAGCAGCCTTCTCAACAACATAACATCACTAAACAGCCTGTCCTTGGCCAACACGGCACGACCAGCCCCGGTGCAGGGCGCCACCATCGCTGCCTTCCCCGCCTCCAGCCCCATGGTCTCTAATGGCTTCAATCCACCTATGGGCTTCCAGACGGGAGGCATGGGGATGGGCATGCGGCCCCCAGGCGGAGGCCTCTATGGCGGCAtggccaccaccaccagcaccccAAACTTTGGCGCGCTCACACAGAATCACGTCTCCGTCGGGCAGACGAATAAAGCGCCCAACATGGCAGCCTTGGACAGTCTCTTTACACCCAGCAAGCCCAAAGTCAGCCTCAACCAAATGGGTCCCACGGCTGCACCTGGAACCAACACCCCCTGGCTCAATCAGTACGGTTCCGCCCAGACGGCTCAGACTCAGTTGCAGGGTGTGTCAGCAGGTATGGGAGGGGTGCCCACTGGGTTCGGGATGCAAGCTAACCCTTTCTTCAGCCCACAGAACTTTTCTCAACCTGCCGCCACCCCTAGTATGAACCAAAGTGGAGTCAAACATAGCGCCTCCGTCAACAACGATCTGAAAGACTTATTTGGCTAA